In one window of Henckelia pumila isolate YLH828 chromosome 1, ASM3356847v2, whole genome shotgun sequence DNA:
- the LOC140875362 gene encoding uncharacterized protein isoform X1 yields MDRYQKVEKARVETPIDENEIRITSQGRMRNYITYAMTLLQEKDRDEIVFKAMGRAINKTVTMVELVKRRIVGLHQITAIQSIDITDTWEPLEEGLQILETTRKVSMITITLSKKELDKTNLGYQPPIPADQVKVFAELNYDGEGSPSGRGRGRGRFGRGRGRPRVAGNGFAPAEYEDEGYERNRGYARGAGRGRGRGRNFGDKAREGFDNPSMEPQNDAEGYNREAPRGRGRGRGRGFRGRGRGFRYNEPVHADAGGA; encoded by the exons ATGGATCGGTACCAGAAGGTGGAGAAGGCGAGGGTGGAGACACCAATTGATGAGAACGAGATTAGGATTACAAGTCAAGGCAGGATGCGTAACTACATCACTTATGCCATGACTCTGCTTCAG GAAAAGGATCGAGATGAAATAGTGTTTAAAGCAATGGGTAGAGCTATCAACAAAACTGTAACAATGGTGGAACTGGTCAAG AGAAGAATTGTTGGTCTTCACCAAATTACAGCAATTCAATCCATCGACATTACTGACACCTGGGAACCCCTCGAGGAAGGCCTCCAAAT CCTGGAAACCACAAGGAAAGTGTCAATGATCACAATTACTCTCTCAAAAAAGGAGTTGGATAAGACAAATCTTGG GTATCAACCTCCAATACCAGCTGACCAGGTGAAGGTGTTTGCAGAGCTCAACTATGACGGAG AGGGTTCACCTTCAGGACGAGGACGTGGAAGAGGAAGATTTGGTAGAGGAAGAGGGAGGCCCAGAG TTGCAGGAAATGGCTTTGCACCTGCTGAGTATGAAGATGAAGGCTACGAACGGAATCGTGGCTATGCCAGGGGTGCAGGACGAGGAAGAGGAAGAGGTCGCAATTTCGGTGACAAAGCGAGGGAAGGTTTTGATAATCCTTCGATGGAGCCTCAGAATGATGCTGAAGGCTACAATCGAGAAGCACCACGAG GTCGGGGTAGGGGGAGAGGGAGGGGCTTTCGTGGCAGGGGTCGAGGATTCAGATATAACGAACCGGTCCATGCTGATGCTGGAGGGGCTTAG
- the LOC140875768 gene encoding monooxygenase 2-like: protein MEPTACEEIVVVGAGISGLATALGLHRLGIRSLVLESSENLRITGFALTMWTNAWRALDALGIGDLLRSRSVQIQGYQLASANTNQPTSQRSSEANVKFNFENRCVRRKDLLETLAGELPEGTIRFSSKVALIEESGKFKLVHLADGSVIKTKVLIGCDGVHSIVAKWLGLQNAVSCGRSSIRGFVNYPNPHGYEPKIHVHLEGGVRYGLIPCSNKSVYWACTFDPTIFKHEGDEPTPAEMKQFVVANVRSAPMQVSDVVGRTELGFINYAPLKLRLPWNILLGHVVKNNVCVAGDAFHPMTPDLGQGGCSALEGGVVLARCLGEALLTKPEGHEQAKDDEFARMEKGLGKYVKERRWRCFSLVSIAYLFGLVQQNEGKVISYLRKKFLSNYFAVTMVKMADFECGELSVPIS from the exons ATGGAGCCGACCGCGTGTGAAGAAATAGTTGTAGTTGGGGCTGGCATTTCTGGTCTGGCCACTGCCTTGGGACTTCACAG ATTGGGGATACGGAGCCTGGTGTTGGAATCGTCGGAGAATTTAAGGATTACTGGGTTTGCGCTGACTATGTGGACAAATGCGTGGAGGGCGCTGGATGCTCTTGGGATTGGAGATTTGCTCAGAAGTAGATCTGTTCAAATTCAAGG ATATCAACTTGCTTCTGCCAATACCAACCAGCCTACTTCTCAGAGATCCTCTGAGGCAAATGTCAAATT CAATTTTGAAAACCGATGCGTGAGAAGGAAAGATTTACTAGAAACCTTGGCGGGTGAATTGCCGGAGGGAACCATCCGATTCTCTTCCAAAGTTGCTTTGATTGAAGAATCTGGCAAGTTCAAATTGGTTCATCTTGCCGATGGATCGGTTATAAAAACTAAG GTGTTGATCGGGTGTGATGGAGTGCATTCCATTGTAGCAAAGTGGTTGGGGCTTCAGAATGCAGTTAGCTGTGGGAGATCATCAATAAGAGGCTTCGTAAACTACCCGAACCCGCACGGGTACGAGCCGAAAATCCACGTGCATTTGGAGGGAGGCGTGCGATATGGCCTGATTCCTTGCAGTAATAAGAGTGTGTATTGGGCATGCACTTTCGATCCAACCATCTTCAAAC ATGAAGGAGACGAACCAACCCCGGCGGAGATGAAGCAATTCGTGGTGGCCAACGTTCGAAGTGCACCGATGCAAGTATCCGACGTAGTAGGGAGAACAGAGCTAGGCTTCATCAACTATGCTCCTCTAAAACTCAGACTACCTTGGAACATTTTACTAGGACATGTTGTGAAGAACAACGTTTGTGTAGCCGGGGACGCGTTTCATCCTATGACACCGGATTTGGGGCAAGGCGGGTGTTCCGCTTTGGAAGGGGGCGTCGTTCTTGCTAGGTGCCTTGGTGAGGCTTTGTTGACGAAACCAGAAGGACATGAGCAAGCAAAAGACGATGAATTCGCGAGAATGGAGAAGGGGTTGGGGAAGTATGTCAAAGAAAGGAGGTGGAGATGTTTTAGTCTCGTTAGCATTGCTTATTTGTTTGGTTTGGTTCAACAAAATGAAGGGAAGGTGATTAGCTACTTGAGGAAGAAGTTTTTGAGTAATTATTTTGCGGTGACTATGGTGAAGATGGCTGATTTCGAATGTGGGGAGTTGAGTGTTCCGATTTCTTGA
- the LOC140875362 gene encoding uncharacterized protein isoform X2, with amino-acid sequence MDRYQKVEKARVETPIDENEIRITSQGRMRNYITYAMTLLQEKDRDEIVFKAMGRAINKTVTMVELVKRRIVGLHQITAIQSIDITDTWEPLEEGLQILETTRKVSMITITLSKKELDKTNLGYQPPIPADQVKVFAELNYDGEGSPSGRGRGRGRFGRGRGRPRGNGFAPAEYEDEGYERNRGYARGAGRGRGRGRNFGDKAREGFDNPSMEPQNDAEGYNREAPRGRGRGRGRGFRGRGRGFRYNEPVHADAGGA; translated from the exons ATGGATCGGTACCAGAAGGTGGAGAAGGCGAGGGTGGAGACACCAATTGATGAGAACGAGATTAGGATTACAAGTCAAGGCAGGATGCGTAACTACATCACTTATGCCATGACTCTGCTTCAG GAAAAGGATCGAGATGAAATAGTGTTTAAAGCAATGGGTAGAGCTATCAACAAAACTGTAACAATGGTGGAACTGGTCAAG AGAAGAATTGTTGGTCTTCACCAAATTACAGCAATTCAATCCATCGACATTACTGACACCTGGGAACCCCTCGAGGAAGGCCTCCAAAT CCTGGAAACCACAAGGAAAGTGTCAATGATCACAATTACTCTCTCAAAAAAGGAGTTGGATAAGACAAATCTTGG GTATCAACCTCCAATACCAGCTGACCAGGTGAAGGTGTTTGCAGAGCTCAACTATGACGGAG AGGGTTCACCTTCAGGACGAGGACGTGGAAGAGGAAGATTTGGTAGAGGAAGAGGGAGGCCCAGAG GAAATGGCTTTGCACCTGCTGAGTATGAAGATGAAGGCTACGAACGGAATCGTGGCTATGCCAGGGGTGCAGGACGAGGAAGAGGAAGAGGTCGCAATTTCGGTGACAAAGCGAGGGAAGGTTTTGATAATCCTTCGATGGAGCCTCAGAATGATGCTGAAGGCTACAATCGAGAAGCACCACGAG GTCGGGGTAGGGGGAGAGGGAGGGGCTTTCGTGGCAGGGGTCGAGGATTCAGATATAACGAACCGGTCCATGCTGATGCTGGAGGGGCTTAG